In Mycobacteriales bacterium, one DNA window encodes the following:
- a CDS encoding nucleoside deaminase codes for MRAALAEATAALGTGDVPVGAVVQDAAGTVVACGRNRREADGDPTAHAEIVAIRAAAQAAGGWRLDGHTLVVTLEPCTMCAGAITVARVSRLVYGATDPRAGAVGSLWDVVRDQRLVPVPEVIGGVLAAECQALLRTFFAERR; via the coding sequence ATGCGGGCCGCGCTCGCTGAGGCGACGGCGGCGCTCGGCACGGGTGACGTGCCGGTCGGGGCGGTGGTGCAGGACGCCGCGGGGACCGTGGTCGCCTGCGGGCGGAACCGCCGGGAGGCGGACGGTGACCCCACGGCGCACGCCGAGATCGTGGCCATCAGGGCCGCCGCCCAAGCGGCCGGCGGGTGGCGCCTCGACGGCCACACCCTCGTGGTGACGCTGGAACCGTGCACGATGTGCGCCGGTGCGATAACGGTGGCGCGGGTCAGCCGGCTCGTCTACGGTGCGACGGACCCACGGGCCGGAGCGGTCGGCTCACTCTGGGACGTCGTTCGAGATCAGCGTCTGGTGCCAGTGCCGGAGGTGATCGGCGGCGTGCTCGCCGCGGAGTGCCAGGCCCTGCTCAGGACGTTCTTCGCTGAGCGCAGATGA